A stretch of the Dioscorea cayenensis subsp. rotundata cultivar TDr96_F1 chromosome 4, TDr96_F1_v2_PseudoChromosome.rev07_lg8_w22 25.fasta, whole genome shotgun sequence genome encodes the following:
- the LOC120258116 gene encoding uncharacterized protein LOC120258116, whose translation MCSGKLREVSGALSMQGYLLLHLNHENFRLLSLRKAQVKSGEAEGIPSNESATINEETLQRDLEIAIKEEDYARAAKIRDDLRLLQEDSKAAVLSANNRFYNAFRNGDLAAMNSIWAKGEHAYVVHPGAGRICNYDLVIGSWEIMCGAEHEFPLQIELQDVEVHVRGDVGYVSCLEVVRTGGSSWGKQMATNVFERIDGQWFICIHHASHVDM comes from the coding sequence CACTTGAACCACGAAAATTTCCGATTGCTTTCATTAAGAAAGGCTCAAGTCAAAAGCGGAGAAGCCGAAGGCATTCCAAGTAATGAGAGTGCCACTATTAATGAGGAGACTTTGCAGCGGGATCTAGAGATAGCCATCAAGGAAGAAGACTATGCACGGGCTGCAAAAATTAGGGATGATCTCCGTCTACTCCAAGAAGACAGCAAAGCTGCTGTCCTCTCTGCAAATAACCGCTTCTACAATGCATTCAGAAACGGAGACCTTGCTGCCATGAACTCCATTTGGGCCAAAGGAGAGCATGCCTACGTTGTACATCCTGGTGCGGGAAGGATTTGCAATTACGACCTCGTCATTGGTAGCTGGGAGATCATGTGCGGTGCCGAGCATGAGTTCCCTCTTCAGATTGAACTGCAGGATGTTGAAGTTCATGTGAGAGGAGATGTCGGGTATGTGTCTTGTTTGGAGGTGGTCAGGACCGGAGGGAGCAGTTGGGGAAAACAAATGGCGACCAATGTGTTTGAGCGGATCGACGGGCAGTGGTTTATCTGCATTCACCATGCTTCTCATGTCGATATGTGA